A single genomic interval of Bacillus smithii harbors:
- a CDS encoding YeeE/YedE family protein — protein MELAAQNRTEQMKKPISGKPYYFDIMLKIISAAVLLGGAIFLYERVSVSQALLYLLGGLGGFTLYQAHFGFTSAWRKFILYRKGEGLRAHMIMLATASLLFLPFLIKGSIFGHPVEGYVSPVGMSVLIGAFLFGIGMQLGDGCASGTLYHIGGGDVNGIVTLIGFIIGSVIATTHFNWWMNTPHFEPISFIQTFGPLGGYIFQLIIIAVVFVITIMLEKRRNGHWVAPTLKQGNGWKSVFTGPWSLVIGGLLLAIVNTLVLIIQGKPWGITSAFALWGAKIVQLFGGHPEHWSYWTDPARAASLHNPLYMDITTVMDISVMVGALLAAAVAGRFKKPIHWKRPTRMTIAALCGGVIMGYGARISFGCNIGSYFDGIASFSVHGWLWFASAYIGSMIGVKLRPYCAYEQ, from the coding sequence ATATCAGGTAAACCGTACTATTTTGATATTATGCTGAAAATCATATCAGCGGCCGTTCTTTTAGGAGGTGCCATCTTTTTATACGAGCGGGTTTCCGTCAGTCAAGCTTTATTATATCTTCTTGGTGGCTTGGGTGGTTTTACTCTTTATCAAGCGCACTTTGGCTTCACTTCTGCTTGGCGTAAGTTCATTCTTTACCGAAAAGGGGAAGGTTTGCGTGCCCACATGATTATGTTAGCAACAGCAAGTCTTTTATTTTTACCTTTTCTAATAAAAGGATCCATATTCGGTCATCCAGTTGAAGGATATGTATCACCCGTCGGAATGTCTGTTTTGATCGGAGCCTTTTTGTTTGGCATTGGAATGCAGCTTGGAGACGGTTGTGCTTCTGGAACGCTTTATCATATAGGCGGCGGAGATGTTAACGGGATTGTGACGTTAATCGGATTTATTATAGGATCTGTAATCGCGACAACTCATTTCAATTGGTGGATGAATACGCCTCATTTTGAACCCATTTCCTTTATCCAAACCTTCGGGCCGCTGGGAGGATACATCTTTCAACTGATTATAATAGCCGTTGTGTTTGTTATCACGATTATGTTAGAGAAACGCCGAAATGGCCATTGGGTTGCGCCGACACTTAAACAGGGAAATGGTTGGAAATCGGTGTTTACCGGACCTTGGTCTCTTGTCATTGGCGGATTATTATTGGCTATTGTGAACACGCTCGTCCTGATTATTCAAGGAAAGCCTTGGGGAATCACTTCGGCGTTTGCCTTATGGGGAGCCAAAATTGTGCAGCTGTTCGGAGGCCATCCGGAACATTGGTCGTATTGGACTGATCCGGCGAGAGCAGCTTCTCTCCACAATCCATTATATATGGATATTACAACAGTGATGGATATTAGTGTGATGGTTGGAGCTTTATTGGCTGCGGCAGTTGCCGGTCGATTTAAGAAACCTATTCATTGGAAACGCCCGACAAGAATGACCATTGCTGCCCTATGCGGCGGAGTGATTATGGGTTATGGAGCTCGGATTTCCTTTGGCTGCAACATCGGATCTTATTTTGATGGAATCGCATCTTTCAGCGTTCATGGTTGGTTGTGGTTTGCTTCCGCTTATATAGGAAGTATGATTGGAGTCAAATTGCGCCCATATTGTGCTTATGAACAATAG
- a CDS encoding YkvA family protein: protein MIPLNSLRHNRGDEESKNSNVFVGRAKEYLKDKRKAMKLIRRATIKAGKNRRRLRDVWNNLQLLLELAKAWSKGEYRQIPYRSMLSIFAAIVYFAVPTDAIPDVLLGFGLIDDSAVIGFTLKLVEKDLERFKQWKEKKNSPQMIDTKE from the coding sequence ATGATTCCATTGAATAGCTTACGACACAATCGTGGAGACGAAGAAAGCAAAAACTCGAACGTTTTCGTTGGAAGAGCAAAAGAATATTTAAAAGATAAGAGAAAAGCGATGAAACTTATTCGGCGGGCGACAATAAAAGCAGGAAAAAACAGAAGGCGCCTTCGTGATGTTTGGAACAATTTGCAATTATTATTAGAACTGGCTAAAGCTTGGTCGAAAGGGGAATACCGCCAAATTCCTTATCGTTCGATGCTGTCCATTTTTGCGGCCATCGTCTATTTTGCTGTCCCAACGGATGCGATTCCTGATGTCTTGCTAGGATTTGGACTGATCGATGACTCGGCCGTCATTGGTTTTACATTAAAATTAGTGGAAAAAGACTTAGAGCGATTTAAACAGTGGAAAGAAAAAAAGAACAGTCCCCAAATGATTGATACAAAAGAATAA
- a CDS encoding DUF6884 domain-containing protein yields the protein MRQKKFFCIIPCGKRKIWDQHPEFGPVRADAAYIGIFHRLCQNYARLFFDHWGILSAKHGLLLPDDIVPGNYDLSFSDHHRKSEMIEISQLREQAEVKGAAAVDVVVMLGGKKFQPILREMFPECHDIQFPLQGSRGIGDMQKRLKDAIENRNPIHKIDFD from the coding sequence ATGAGACAAAAGAAATTCTTTTGCATCATTCCGTGTGGCAAACGGAAAATTTGGGATCAACATCCAGAGTTCGGACCGGTGCGGGCTGATGCGGCCTATATCGGAATATTTCATCGCCTTTGTCAAAACTACGCTCGCCTGTTTTTTGATCATTGGGGCATTTTGTCGGCTAAGCATGGGTTATTGCTTCCGGATGATATTGTCCCTGGTAATTATGATTTATCTTTTTCAGATCATCATCGAAAATCGGAAATGATCGAAATAAGCCAACTGAGAGAACAAGCGGAGGTAAAAGGAGCCGCTGCGGTTGACGTGGTTGTCATGTTGGGTGGAAAAAAATTTCAACCCATTTTGCGGGAAATGTTCCCGGAATGCCACGATATTCAGTTTCCGCTCCAAGGAAGCAGAGGGATCGGCGACATGCAAAAACGATTAAAAGACGCAATAGAAAACAGGAACCCCATTCATAAAATTGATTTCGATTAA
- a CDS encoding MFS transporter → MEHIEYPAEGYSKKRSASQQEKKHRKPAAVLSISTVPLIMTLGNSMLIPVLPVIEKQLGISNLQSSLIITVYSVVPILLIPIAGYLSDRLGRKMVMIPSLIISGIGGLLAGWASWKMSNPYYMILIGRMLQGVGASGAFPIVLPLVGDLFRQEEEVSATLGVIETSNTLGKVLSPILGALLAGWIWFMPFFSFPLFCLVSIFLLLLFVKSPKREEENKESIREFIQKVKEIFQREGRWLYAVFAIGTILMFVLFGFQFYLSSILEDQFHTVGIMKGFLLAIPLAALCFASFLTGKYIKGNKKTMKWITTIGLVVTAISLCMILFSDRLWYILAIFVICGIGIGAGLPCMDAMITSSIEKEERGTITSIYSAMRFAGVAAGPPVSSILMKNSEFVMFFILAFLCLVSAFFSMKAIKPNS, encoded by the coding sequence ATGGAGCATATTGAATATCCAGCTGAAGGCTACAGCAAAAAAAGATCCGCCTCTCAACAAGAAAAAAAACATCGTAAACCGGCGGCCGTATTATCAATCTCAACGGTTCCTCTTATTATGACACTTGGGAATTCTATGCTTATACCGGTTCTTCCAGTTATAGAAAAGCAATTGGGGATTTCGAATTTGCAATCGAGCTTGATTATTACGGTTTATTCAGTTGTTCCGATATTGCTTATTCCCATTGCCGGTTATCTTTCGGACAGACTGGGACGTAAAATGGTCATGATTCCGAGTTTGATCATTTCGGGAATAGGTGGGCTTTTGGCGGGATGGGCCTCTTGGAAGATGTCGAACCCATACTATATGATCCTGATCGGCAGGATGCTGCAAGGAGTGGGGGCATCTGGAGCTTTTCCTATTGTACTGCCCCTAGTCGGAGATTTGTTCCGACAAGAAGAGGAAGTAAGCGCGACGCTTGGTGTCATTGAAACGTCGAACACGCTTGGAAAAGTACTCAGTCCCATCTTGGGAGCTTTGTTGGCGGGTTGGATTTGGTTTATGCCTTTTTTTTCTTTTCCGTTATTTTGTTTAGTTTCTATTTTCCTTTTGCTTCTTTTCGTTAAAAGCCCAAAAAGAGAAGAAGAGAATAAAGAATCGATTCGTGAATTTATCCAAAAGGTGAAGGAAATTTTTCAGAGGGAAGGCAGATGGCTTTATGCCGTTTTTGCTATTGGGACTATATTAATGTTTGTTTTGTTTGGATTTCAATTTTATTTATCGAGCATCTTGGAAGATCAATTTCATACTGTTGGAATTATGAAAGGATTTTTGCTTGCGATCCCGCTCGCAGCTTTATGCTTCGCTTCTTTTTTAACCGGGAAATATATTAAAGGGAATAAAAAGACGATGAAATGGATTACAACGATCGGGCTTGTTGTCACTGCTATATCATTGTGTATGATCCTTTTTTCAGATCGATTGTGGTATATATTAGCCATTTTTGTGATCTGCGGGATCGGCATTGGCGCCGGCTTGCCTTGTATGGATGCCATGATCACAAGCAGCATTGAAAAGGAAGAGCGAGGGACGATTACTTCTATTTACAGTGCTATGCGTTTTGCCGGTGTAGCAGCGGGGCCTCCTGTCAGCTCCATTCTCATGAAAAATTCGGAATTTGTGATGTTCTTTATTTTGGCCTTTTTATGCCTCGTATCCGCTTTTTTTTCGATGAAAGCAATAAAGCCAAATTCTTAA
- the trhA gene encoding PAQR family membrane homeostasis protein TrhA yields MANTHSYSKNEEIANSITHGIGALFSIAALVMLIVYSASYGGPLHIVCFTLFGATMLLLYLSSTIVHSLPPGKAKKLFEIFDHSSIYFFIAGTYTPFALLAIKGWLGWTLFGIVWGIAVGGTIFKCFFVNKFLYTSTLLYVAMGWLVVVAWGPLTETVAPNGILLLVIGGIFYTVGTVFYVWRGFHYHHAVWHLFVLGGSFAHFFAVLFYLLP; encoded by the coding sequence ATGGCCAATACGCATTCTTATTCAAAAAATGAGGAAATTGCCAACTCGATTACTCACGGCATTGGAGCGCTGTTTAGCATTGCGGCATTAGTGATGTTGATTGTGTACTCTGCATCGTATGGCGGACCCCTTCATATCGTTTGTTTTACGTTGTTCGGCGCCACCATGCTTCTTTTATACTTATCCTCCACGATTGTGCATAGCCTTCCGCCTGGGAAAGCAAAAAAATTATTTGAAATTTTCGATCACTCGTCGATCTATTTTTTTATCGCTGGTACTTATACTCCCTTTGCTTTACTGGCGATAAAAGGCTGGCTTGGATGGACGCTTTTTGGCATCGTGTGGGGGATAGCTGTGGGCGGAACCATTTTTAAATGTTTTTTTGTGAATAAATTTCTTTACACCTCCACTCTTTTGTATGTAGCGATGGGCTGGCTTGTGGTTGTTGCATGGGGTCCTCTGACAGAAACGGTGGCTCCAAACGGAATTTTACTGTTAGTCATCGGCGGCATATTCTATACAGTGGGAACAGTTTTTTACGTGTGGAGGGGATTTCATTACCATCATGCGGTTTGGCATCTGTTTGTTTTAGGTGGATCATTTGCCCATTTCTTTGCTGTTTTGTTTTATTTGCTGCCTTAG
- a CDS encoding S-layer homology domain-containing protein: protein MKLITKKGATFAFALALTIPAVTPVAAASNEKVSIDSIQFNGMNPPSTIDQMVNTYTDASVEVKYSDGRVRKFPLAYKTLFKSEDQVAANKGEKIPAGTPIDVHGNPIMDHSVEGKPTYFISDAPDSNSLLNIKGQLYMVTHYEYDTFDAAGHSAYGLVPASMTLTKLAQDKKTGELKAVEVKKIDFSSVNGLWIPCNGSVSPWNTHLGSEEYEPDARSFEFNPQSSARTWTESFAKLYFGDESKANPYYYGFIPEITVKEDGSTKVEKHYSVGRFSHELMKVMPDKRTAFFGDDGSYTTLFMYVADKPADLSAGTLYAAKFHQTGTENGGSGKLEWIKLGHATDKEIKDIIDSGIQFSDIFETSDAPKEGFTAIKQYSYGKTEYLKLKPGMEKAAAFLESRRYAAMLGATSEFNKMEGVALNAKDKKVYIAISDQSSGMAKDTKGTDPVDDIQLPVIKSGVTYQLDLTGGQKDKDGNAIDSDYVAATMSGLIAGEDLTTADSYGNTANVDKVANTDNLSYSEPLRTLFIGEDSGKHTNNFVWAYNVDTKKLSRILSVPAGAEATGLSAVDNMNGFSYILSNFQHPGDELDQNSITAVDKSELKKAMEEKIGIDKTGGVGYITGLPSLTKLPKPYKFKDVDKSHWAYEYVSDLQLRGIAKGMTEKSFVPNQNVTRGQFTSLIVRALGLEAKGKPPFKDIKGLELSQDIAAAYEAGIIDGKTKDKFAPNDTITREQTAKILMKAYEVKTGQRIATTHKTIFKDTSAISAEFLPYVNAAYEKGFLSGYRDGTFAPNKNLTRAQAAKLVDLFLKNVES, encoded by the coding sequence ATGAAGCTGATTACGAAAAAAGGAGCCACATTCGCATTCGCACTAGCTTTAACCATTCCTGCTGTAACACCGGTTGCTGCGGCGAGTAACGAGAAAGTGAGCATTGATTCCATCCAATTTAACGGAATGAATCCACCTTCCACGATTGATCAAATGGTGAATACTTATACCGATGCATCAGTTGAGGTAAAATACAGCGATGGCAGAGTTCGAAAGTTTCCGCTTGCCTATAAAACATTGTTTAAATCGGAAGATCAAGTAGCCGCGAACAAAGGCGAAAAAATTCCGGCGGGTACACCGATTGATGTACATGGGAATCCCATTATGGATCACAGTGTTGAAGGTAAACCAACTTATTTTATATCGGATGCACCTGACTCAAATAGCTTATTAAATATAAAAGGTCAACTTTATATGGTGACCCATTATGAATACGACACATTTGATGCGGCCGGTCATTCAGCTTATGGATTAGTTCCAGCCTCTATGACTTTGACGAAATTAGCGCAGGATAAGAAAACTGGGGAGCTGAAAGCAGTAGAAGTGAAAAAAATTGATTTTTCTTCCGTAAATGGTCTTTGGATTCCATGTAATGGCAGTGTATCGCCTTGGAACACTCATCTCGGATCAGAAGAATATGAGCCGGATGCACGCAGTTTTGAATTCAATCCACAATCTTCTGCAAGAACCTGGACAGAAAGTTTTGCTAAGCTTTATTTTGGTGATGAATCGAAAGCAAATCCTTATTACTACGGATTTATTCCGGAGATTACGGTGAAGGAAGACGGTTCAACAAAGGTGGAAAAACATTATAGCGTTGGGCGCTTTTCACATGAATTAATGAAGGTGATGCCTGATAAACGTACAGCCTTTTTTGGTGATGATGGCTCTTATACTACTTTATTCATGTACGTAGCGGATAAGCCTGCGGATTTATCAGCAGGTACACTTTATGCTGCTAAATTTCATCAAACCGGTACTGAAAATGGCGGTAGCGGGAAATTAGAATGGATTAAGCTAGGTCATGCTACAGATAAAGAGATAAAAGATATCATTGACAGTGGCATTCAATTTAGTGATATTTTCGAAACTTCAGATGCGCCCAAAGAAGGCTTTACTGCCATCAAGCAATATTCCTACGGCAAAACAGAATATTTAAAATTAAAACCAGGAATGGAAAAAGCAGCTGCCTTTTTAGAATCACGACGTTATGCAGCCATGCTTGGAGCGACATCTGAATTTAATAAAATGGAAGGTGTTGCACTTAATGCAAAAGATAAAAAAGTTTATATAGCCATTTCAGACCAAAGCAGCGGAATGGCAAAAGATACAAAAGGAACAGATCCTGTTGACGATATTCAATTACCAGTCATTAAATCGGGTGTCACGTACCAATTGGATTTAACCGGCGGGCAAAAAGATAAGGATGGAAATGCCATTGATAGCGACTATGTTGCCGCGACCATGTCTGGTTTAATTGCCGGTGAAGATTTAACAACAGCGGATTCATACGGCAATACGGCTAATGTGGACAAAGTAGCCAATACGGATAATTTAAGCTATTCCGAGCCGCTTAGAACATTATTCATAGGCGAAGACAGCGGAAAACATACGAACAACTTTGTGTGGGCGTACAATGTCGATACAAAAAAATTGTCCCGTATTTTATCTGTTCCGGCCGGGGCAGAAGCAACCGGTTTGTCAGCGGTAGATAATATGAACGGTTTCTCTTATATTTTGAGCAATTTCCAGCATCCTGGAGATGAATTAGATCAAAACAGCATTACGGCTGTTGACAAATCAGAGTTAAAAAAAGCGATGGAAGAAAAGATTGGAATCGATAAAACAGGCGGTGTTGGGTATATAACCGGACTGCCTTCACTCACAAAATTGCCGAAGCCTTATAAATTCAAAGATGTAGACAAAAGTCATTGGGCTTATGAATATGTCTCGGATTTACAATTAAGAGGAATCGCAAAAGGCATGACAGAAAAATCTTTTGTGCCGAACCAAAATGTGACTCGCGGCCAGTTTACTTCCCTTATCGTCCGTGCTTTAGGATTAGAAGCAAAGGGAAAACCGCCATTTAAGGATATTAAAGGTTTGGAACTTTCTCAAGATATTGCCGCAGCCTATGAAGCAGGAATCATTGATGGAAAAACAAAGGATAAATTTGCTCCGAACGACACAATTACTCGCGAGCAAACAGCGAAAATCTTAATGAAGGCCTATGAAGTGAAAACGGGACAACGTATTGCGACCACACATAAAACCATTTTTAAAGATACATCTGCGATTTCAGCAGAATTTTTGCCCTATGTCAATGCGGCCTACGAAAAAGGCTTCCTTAGTGGCTATCGAGATGGTACCTTTGCTCCTAATAAAAACTTAACTCGTGCTCAAGCGGCCAAACTCGTTGATTTATTTTTAAAAAATGTGGAATCATAG
- the map gene encoding type I methionyl aminopeptidase encodes MIVKTEQELEGLKQSGKVMAAIRDQLKIHTKPGITTKELDELAGKLFAEYGAESGPKKEYNFPGYTCISVNDEVAHGIPGDKVIQEGDLVNIDVSGSFDGFFTDTGISFVVGNGDPELYRLCETAEKAFQQGILKAKAGSKQNQIGKAVMKEAKRNGFSVILNLTGHGVGRSLHEKPDHILNYYDPWDNELLKEGLVIAVEPFISTGADMIEEAGDGWTYKTPDGSLVAQVEHTIIVTKDKPIILTL; translated from the coding sequence ATGATTGTAAAAACGGAACAAGAACTAGAAGGGTTAAAGCAAAGCGGTAAAGTGATGGCCGCGATTCGCGACCAATTAAAAATCCATACAAAGCCCGGCATCACAACAAAGGAATTAGATGAATTAGCCGGAAAATTATTTGCAGAATACGGTGCAGAATCAGGACCGAAAAAAGAATACAATTTTCCCGGCTATACTTGTATAAGCGTGAATGATGAAGTAGCACACGGAATACCCGGCGACAAGGTCATTCAAGAAGGGGATCTTGTAAATATTGATGTCTCCGGGTCTTTCGACGGTTTTTTTACAGATACGGGAATTTCATTTGTTGTCGGCAATGGGGATCCAGAACTGTATCGATTATGTGAAACGGCGGAGAAAGCTTTTCAACAAGGAATATTAAAAGCAAAAGCGGGGTCTAAACAAAATCAAATTGGTAAAGCAGTGATGAAAGAAGCAAAGCGCAATGGCTTTTCTGTCATCCTGAATTTAACCGGCCATGGAGTTGGCCGATCACTCCATGAAAAGCCCGATCATATATTGAATTATTACGACCCGTGGGATAATGAATTATTAAAAGAGGGTCTTGTCATTGCGGTTGAGCCGTTTATCTCTACAGGGGCTGATATGATTGAAGAAGCAGGAGATGGATGGACTTACAAAACTCCTGACGGCAGCCTGGTGGCTCAAGTGGAGCATACTATTATCGTAACAAAAGATAAGCCGATTATTTTGACTTTGTAG
- a CDS encoding MFS transporter: protein MGFQSFVFYISINWFPNVFQDRGMSAEASGWMVSIMQFVGMPATFIVPILAERWSSQRLLSTIVCLIGIIGYAGLLMENPDYTIWWVLLIGISQGATFGLALTFISLRAKTDYTAARLSGMAQSIGYLFAAFGPFLFGLLHDLTGHWFVPLFLLVAATTVQLVSGLGAGRNSYVLEEETVIS, encoded by the coding sequence ATGGGATTCCAGTCTTTTGTTTTTTATATATCCATTAATTGGTTTCCCAACGTTTTTCAAGATCGTGGAATGAGCGCTGAGGCATCGGGTTGGATGGTCTCCATCATGCAGTTTGTTGGTATGCCGGCGACCTTTATAGTTCCGATCCTTGCAGAGCGCTGGAGTAGTCAGCGGCTTTTATCCACCATCGTCTGCTTGATCGGGATTATCGGCTATGCAGGACTTCTAATGGAAAATCCCGATTATACGATTTGGTGGGTTTTGCTCATAGGCATCTCGCAAGGAGCGACGTTCGGTTTAGCTTTGACTTTTATTTCTTTGCGGGCAAAAACGGATTATACGGCGGCAAGACTTTCGGGTATGGCTCAATCAATCGGATATTTGTTCGCAGCATTTGGCCCTTTTCTGTTTGGACTTTTGCATGACTTGACAGGCCACTGGTTCGTTCCCCTCTTTCTTCTGGTGGCAGCCACAACCGTTCAATTGGTTTCTGGACTAGGTGCAGGACGAAATTCGTACGTCTTAGAGGAAGAAACAGTGATTTCATAA